From the genome of Cryptococcus neoformans var. neoformans B-3501A chromosome 1, whole genome shotgun sequence, one region includes:
- a CDS encoding hypothetical protein (Match to ESTs gb|CF187347.1|CF187347, gb|CF188093.1|CF188093, gb|CF185624.1|CF185624; HMMPfam hit to Mito_carr, Mitochondrial carrier protein, score: 305.1, E(): 1.1e-88) — MSDDASEIEAVSRNAGKQTVDPVKSFLSGGFGGISCVLVGHPFDLTKTRLQTAPPGVYTGAIDVVKKTVKADGFRGMYRGVTPPILGVTPIFAISFWASHSYLLDNGYDLGKRLVYSFSPDRTEQALSISELAFAGAFSALPATLVAAPAERVKVLLQVQGQSGAQAYNGVFDVVTKLYAEGGIRSLFRGTFATLARDGPGSAAYFATYESLKKILSAAPDTLPDGTKAPAPPLSVPAIMTAGAGAGIAMWSLGIPPDTIKSRLQSAPQGTYTGFMDCARKLIAQDGVTALWKGFGPAMARAVPANAATFLGVELSLKMMDKLW, encoded by the exons ATGTCCGACGACGCCTCTGAGATCGAAGCCGTCTCCAGAAACGCTGGAAAGCAAACCGTCGACCCCGTCAAGTCTTTCCTTTCCGGTGGATTTGGTGGCAT CTCCTGTGTCTTGGTCGGCCATCCCTTTGACTTGACAAAGACGCGTCTCCAAACAGCACCTCCTGGCGTCTACACAGGTGCCATTGATGTCGTGAAGAAGACCGTCAAGGCGGATGGCTTTCGAGG AATGTACCGAGGAGTAACCCCTCCCATATTAGGCGTCACCCccatcttcgccatctCTTTCTGGGCAAGTCATTCTTATTTGCTTGACAAC GGTTACGACCTCGGCAAGAGATTGGTGTACTCTTTCAGCCCCGACAGAACCGAGCAAGCACTCTCCATATCTGAACTTGCCTTTGCCGGTGCTTTCAGCGCTCTCCCAGCCACCCTCGTCGCCGCCCCCGCCGAGCGAGTCAAAGTTCTCCTCCAA GTACAAGGCCAAAGTGGAGCCCAGGCTTACAATGGTGTTTTTGACGTCGTCACCAAACTTTACGCCGAGGGTGGTATCCGTTCCCTCTTCCGAGGGACATTCGCTACCCTTGCCCGCGACGGTCCGGGGAGCGCTGCCTACTTTGCCACGTACGAGTCCCTCAAAAAGATCTTGTCCGCCGCCCCCGACACCTTGCCCGATGGGACCAAGGCCCCGGCACCGCCTTTGAGTGTACCGGCAATCATGACCGCAGGTGCAGGTGCGGGTATCGCCATGTGGTCTCTGGGTATCCCTCCCGat ACCATCAAATCTCGTCTCCAGAGTGCGCCACAGGGGACATATACCGGCTTCATGGACTGTGCCCGAAAGCTTATCGCTCAAGATGGTGTGACCGCTCTCTGGAAGGGTTTCGGACCCGCCATGGCAAGAGCTGTTCCCGCAAAC GCTGCAACGTTCTTGGGCGTAGAGTTAagtttgaagatgatggacaAGTTGTGGTGA
- a CDS encoding hypothetical protein (HMMPfam hit to DUF590, Protein of unknown function, DUF590, score: 80.6, E(): 3.9e-21) — MPSQVPASPTAPGPPVLSAPTMSSSPRSLGPINDNPYNVDLVVPYSIALSKKDLKNRPKAEAEIKEGYVYLLRELEGSGFRLASKAGRGNKGQEEVWIFVGASEERVEQLVEEERRLDASHNLLTAPSAFPPAPATRLRLIYNTLTAPKLQGGLGITPGRGKWSRVKSISALHDEAADKAWVEKWTTGGDWQVGLTKGLDEDTRKRGGLGDQQPPPVHLYFDFLTTYTLSLFPITVVSVLFYFFTPADSYPPLYALCLSLYSTIFIAIWRVKQRKFAVKWGTYGCENVAFGRLRPEYVASLGLDKTTAQQDVETVDAVQAGSELKRDSKVAASIPVIAACGVGLGVVLMGLFVLEAFVSELYDGPGKQIVPLIPTGLFVLIVPSIVGAYQLLAKFMVKWEDHPTPVGEEKSLTAKTFAMNAIVAYLGLFLSAYIYIPFGSFIMTHVQTHLMGRLPVPGSRRVNSTTSSVTSPTSSAPASISAEKHAINGGRLKSQLFTYTVTNQVSGAFLELGMPFIMRFIHDWRAGKTTIKEALKKTNGHGESEKVPTTEEEIEKRFLNKVERELALPEYDTFTDYAEMVTQFGYVVIWSLVWPLAPVFALINNYIELRSDALKICKHVRRPVGDRVETIGSWLETLSIISWIGAITNATLIYLFRPSPASPDLHSQSPNPNFPTPGSPSLSHIVSAYHSSSSLQEWYPQLATLGLWALGASHGYIVLKWVVEGIVERVWWRGSEEEREVQRMRAGSSSPSTSGVVNSPSKSISARTPEPEFRYGDETDQNGGLGKILGKEPVSTFWNGGEEGAKEIARIIKAE, encoded by the exons ATGCCGTCCCAAGTGCCGGCATCTCCGACTGCCCCGGGGCCACCCGTACTCTCGGCGCCCACAATGTCATCGTCACCTCGGTCCTTAGGTCCCATCAACGACAACCCTTATAACGTCGACCTGGTGGTTCCTTACTCCATTGCTCTCTCCAAAAAGGATCTCAAGAACAGGCCCAAGGCTGAAGCGGAAATCAAAGAGGGATACGTTTACCTGTTGCGAGAACTTGAAGGATCTGGGTTCCGACTAGCATCGAAAGCTGGTAGAGGGAATAAAGGACAAGAGGAGGTCTGGATCTTTGTGGGTGCGAGCGAAGAGAGGGTCGAGCAGcttgtggaggaggaaag ACGTCTTGATGCATCCCACAACCTGCTTACAGCGCCATCCGCCTTTCCACCTGCTCCAGCTACACGACTGCGTCTGATCTACAACACTCTCACTGCTCCCAAGCTTCAGGGCGGTCTGGGAATAACCCCTGGTCGAGGTAAATGGTCTCGTGTCAAAAGTATTTCGGCTCTCCACGATGAGGCCGCAGACAAGGCTTGGGTCGAAAAGTGGACGACTGGAGGAGACTGGCAAGTTGGCTTGACCAAGGGCCTTGATGAGGATACTCGCAAGAGAGGGGGGCTTGGAGACCAGCAACCGCCTCCTGTTCATCTCTACTTTGATTTTCTTACAACTTACacactttctcttttccccatcACTGTTGTCTCAGTCCTGTTTTACTTTTTCACCCCCGCCGACTCTTATCCTCCCTTGTATGCTCTCTGTCTTAGCTTGTACTCGACTatcttcatcgccatctGGCGGGTCAAACAGCGCAAGTTTGCAGTCAAGTGGGGTACCTATGGTTGCGAAAACGTAGCCTTTGGCCGACTCCGACCTGAATACGTAGCTAGCCTGGGCCTGGACAAGACAACCGCTCAACAAGATGTCGAAACTGTCGATGCAGTTCAAGCAGGGAGTGAACTGAAGAGAGACAGCAAAGTGGCAGCTTCTATACCTGTCATTGCTGCTTGTGGTGTAGGCTTAGGTGTGGTATTGATGGGGCTCTTTGTGCTAGAGGCATTTGTATCTGAGCTCTACGACGGGCCGGGTAAACAGATCGTGCCACTCATCCCCACTGGCCTTTTCGTCCTCATCGTTCCCTCCATTGTGGGTGCCTATCAATTGCTCGCCAAGTTCATGGTCAAATGGGAAGACCACCCGACACCTGtcggagaagaaaaaagtcTTACAGCTAAAACTTTTGCAATGAACGCCATTGTCGCCTACCTCGGTCTATTTCTCTCTGC CTACATTTACATTCCCTTTGGATCCTTCATCATGACCCATGTGCAGACCCATCTCATGGGCCGACTTCCCGTTCCAGGCTCTCGAAGAGTCAACTCTACTACCTCTTCCGTCACTTCTCCTACTTCCTCGGCCCCTGCCAGCATCAGCGCTGAGAAACACGCCATCAACGGAGGTCGTCTCAAGTCCCAGCTCTTCACGTACACTGTCACCAATCAAGTCTCTGGTGCCTTCCTTGAACTGGGCATGCCGTTTATTATGCGATTCATCCATGATTGGCGTGCTGGCAAAACAACGATCAAGGAAGCTCTGAAGAAGACTAACGGTCATGGAGAATCTGAAAAGGTTCCCACgactgaagaggagattgagaagcGTTTCCTTAACAAAGTGGAAAGGGAACTGGCTTTGCCCGAGTATGACACTTTCA CCGACTATGCAGAAATGGTCACTCAGTTCGGCTATGTCGTCATTTGGTCCCTTGTATGGCCACTTGCACCCGTCTTCGCGCTAATCAACAACTATATTGAACTTCGAAGCGATGCCCTCAAGATTTGTAAACACGTTCGTCGCCCCGTGGGGGATCGTGTGGAGACTATCGGATCATGGTTGGAAACGCTAAGCATTATCTCCTGGATCGGGGCTATCACCAACGCTACTCTCATTTATCTCTTCCGCCCGTCCCCTGCTTCCCCTGACCTCCACTCCCAATCGCCCAACCCCAATTTCCCCACTCCTGGATCTCCGTCATTATCGCACATCGTTTCGGCGTatcactcttcttcttcccttcaaGAATGGTATCCCCAGCTCGCTACCTTGGGTCTATGGGCCCTGGGCGCGAGTCATGGGTATATAGTATTAAAgtgggtggtggagggcaTTGTAGAAAGGGTTTGGTGGAGGGGTagcgaggaggaaagagaagtgcagaggatgagggcgGGTTCTAGTTCTCCCTCTACGTCAGGGGTGGTAAATTCGCCTTCCAAATCAATTTCAGCCCGAACACCGGAGCCAGAATTTAGGTATGGAGACGAGACCGATCAGAATGGTGGACTGGGCAAGATATTGGGTAAAGAGCCCGTCAGCACTTTTTGGAAtggcggagaggaaggtGCGAAGGAGATTGCGAGAATCATCAAAGCCGAGTGA